In the Methanobacterium alcaliphilum genome, AGATTTAGCTAATTTTATTCATGAAATAGCTGTAGGTGATGGCTATCAAATTCCGGGAGGAGAAATATTAAAATTAAATCCGGATGGAGGTTCACCTTCAGACATTGCTTATCTTTGCAGTTCTCCAAAGGAATTAGACTATAAAAATAATCCAAGACTCCCTTTACTTTTAAAAAATAGGTTGGAAACATATGATCATTCATTAAAAGTTTTTAATCCTAGAGGACAAAACTTGGAAAGTGTTTTTGAAGTAAAACAATTATGTGGCCTTATTTTAAGTGCAATAGATCCCTTATCAGATGTTCAAGAATCTATTAAATTACCTAATGGCACATTGGATACATTTCAAGAGTGGAGAACTGAAGGAAATAATTTTATCAAAGAATTTGAACAATCTGGGTCTAATGATTTAAGGAATTTTATAAATCATTGGCAAAATAAAGTTCCTTTAGGTAAAAGGAAATGGCCTAAACGGGTTTCTATCATGAACATGATCTATAAGTTAATTACTTGGATCCCTAGTATGCAGAGCGACATTGAAGGATTAGTCTATCTTGAAGCAATCACTAGAACAGTGAACCAAGCTAGTCTTTTTGGTAATTTTAGTTCGGAAATTGTTTATGATGATTCAAATACAGAATTAACAGCTGCATCTATTAAGGAAACTTATAGAAATATTTTTATTCCTATTGCTACAGGCGCAATAAAAGTAAATGAGGATCTTCTTGAAACTTTACCTTCCGACAGAATAAATGTGATGTCAATACACCAATCTAAAGGTCTGGAATTTCCTTTAGTTATCGTAGATGTAGGCTCTGACTTTAAAAATTTAAATTCAAGTTCACTTAAACGATTTCCGACAAATGGTGGCCATACTTGTAGTTTGGAGGATTCGCTTAGACAATATTCAGAATTAGGTTCCCCATCCAGATCAGCCTTAGACCGGGCATTTGATGATTTGGTCAGACAATATTTTGTTGGATTTAGTAGAGCTCAAGATGTTTTACTATTGATTGGATTAAATTCAGTTAAAGATGGATATTCTGTAAAATCTGGTGAAAGAGTTATTCCTAACGTTGCTACTGGTTGGAACAGAAATAAAGAATGGATATGGGATAAAGGGTTGGAAAATTTAACTCATTTATGATGTGATATTATGTACCTTTCAAAAAGATCTAAACCTTTTGTAATACCGGAGTATAGTTTGACGGGAGATTTGCTAACATATCTCTCATGTGGATTGAAGTATAGGTATCATAATAAAGGTTCCTTACCTCCATCTAAACCAGTTCAATTATGGTTTGGGGAATTTATTCACAGTGTTTTAGAGGAAGCTTATTTAGTTTGGAGGGATAATGGAAAAAAATCTTTTCCATGGGACTGGAATGATAACATTAGAGAAATTGAAATTGAAATTTATCGAAGATTGTTAGGCAAAGGATTATCACCTCCATTGAACCTTTTTTGTCCCCATGATGAAACAGTAGAAAGTCAAGGCCTATGTAGTAATAATAAACATCCTCATAAATTAATTGCAAGTAAGAGGGTTGAGGCATCTATCAATACTTGGGGGCCTCATCTTTTCCCATTAATTGATGAAGCTGAAATAAAATTGAAAGGGACTAGAAACATTCCTAATCACTTAGAAAAGATTTCTAGATCTCCTTATTATGGTATTAAGGGAGTAGCAGATGTTATTAGTTCAGTAAACATCAATAAAATACCTCCAGGAAATTTAATTTTAAGTCACATTAATCAGAATGAGGATGTATTAAAAATTTTAGATACATTAAATACCCCCGAATATGAAATCATTATTGATTACAAAGGGATGTCAAGACCAGCTAGTGATTCAGATTCATGTTTACATCATGAATGGCAAATTTTAACTTATGCTTGGTTAAGATCTAAACAACCTAATGCTAAAAAAATCACTGCTGGGATCATATTTTACATAAATGAGTTAATTCCTTCATTAGAAAATTTCATTGAACTGAAAGAAGACGTTTTAAATGAAAAAACAGATGTTGAACCTAGAGGTTTTGACTTAAAAGCTATTAAAAATTGGAAAAAAAGTGAATCCATTCCTGAACTGTCCGGACAATTTAAAGAAAAAAGATCTATAAGGATCATACCCATTACTGAAGATAGAATTAAAGAATCATTAAATAAATTTGATGAAGTAGTTGGGGAAATTGAAATGTGTGTTTATATGGAATCAAATAATAGGGGTATAAATTCATCTTGGAGATATAATCCTATAGAAAGAAATTGTACGGTTTGTGACTTTAAAACTTATTGTCCTAATCCCGCTCCATCTAAATATAGACCAACAGTACCTTAGAGGTTTTATCATGGCATATGTGTTCAAAGATTTTTATGAGTTACTAAAAGAAAATTTAGATTCATTTGAAGGAGAATATGATAAATTCATAGATTTTGGACCTGATTTGTTCAATTTATTAACTAAGCTGTTAAACGAAGAATTTTTATCTTCTGATGATAGAATGATGGTTAATTCTGCTATTGCCTATTTCGTAGCACCTTACGATGTAATTCCAGAGCAAATTTATGGTCCTTATGGTTATGTTGATGATATTTTTATTTCTTGTTATGTTCTTTTAAATATTGGGGAATCATATGGTTTCAGTTTATTAGAAGAAATATGGGATGATCAATTGCCTAATCTTGAAGAAACATTGAATCTTTGTTATAATAAATCTAAAAAAATTGTAGGAAAAGATAAAAAAGAAATTCTTAGATATGGGGGTTTAATAGAATAATCAACTAATATTTCTCTATTTCGTCGATGATGTCTGGAGTATAACCGCCATGTTTAGTTAGTCGGTCTTTGGTAACTTTGATAGGTAAAGAAAGCGGCACAGCACTTCCAAATATAAATGCCTCACCTGGAACCATAGATCGAATTTCTTCCAAATCTCTGTCAGCAACCCATTCAGATACTTTTTTAACATAATTTTGATCATTAGGATTAGTTAATCTCATTATAACTTGGTTATTGCATTGAGATAATACATCGTCATCTAATCTGCTTGGTCTTTGGCTAACTATTCCCATTCCCATTAAAAATTTCCTTCCTTCTTGAGCAACTCTTTTAATCGTAGGTTTAGAAGCTGTGCTAACTGCTCCAGAGGGTATGTATCGATGAGCTTCTTCTAATATCATTAATAGAGGAGGTATTCTTCCTTCCATCCGTGACTTTAATATTTTTGATGATAATATGGCCATTAAAGCTTGTTGATGAATTACTTCTATACCAGACATGTCAATAACAGATATTTGACCTTTTTTTACTAAATTATTTAATTCTAACGGTGTGTCTGAAGTTGATTTTCTAATAAATGGCATTGAATTAAAAAGAATTCTTAATTTAGTACTTAGTATGTTCTTTGCAGAAGGCCCTTGTACAACGTCTGAACCAATATCTCCAAGTTTTTTAATTATTTTCTCAATATTTATTGTATTCCTAAGTTCTGGATCTTCAATAATATCTGTCCAACCTGCTTGCAGTATACGGCTTTGAGCTTCAGAAAGATCATATAAACTTCTTAATAAGTGAATTATTTGATATGTTTCCAGTTCAGTAATATTTACATGTAGAAGTTCGCTTTCTCTGTCAATTCCGAACTTTTCTTTAAACATATCATCGGATCGCTCTTTGGAAGTAATATCTGAAGGCATATAAACCTTTACTTTATCACTAATAGTATTTTGGTTTATATTTTTATTAGATGGGATTTTTAATGAGCTATATTCACCATGAGGGTCGAAAATTAGAATGGGAATAT is a window encoding:
- a CDS encoding ATP-binding protein — encoded protein: MEGFLGTIYETISTIKLRFSTKPGGSVSSGQLVEIIGDNKSKTHYLGRVTGIERKNYLIDQDGAVQLSTLYEDNEKLNSEDIGIKGDFQDYVICEVEIIGNRKSNGTIFNRPRKPFKIGTKVYKASSDFLNDQLKPWGNSIEIGKFRDNKKVPIHIDLNELISKHFSVLAMTGSGKSWTVSVIIEAIANNFDIPILIFDPHGEYSSLKIPSNKNINQNTISDKVKVYMPSDITSKERSDDMFKEKFGIDRESELLHVNITELETYQIIHLLRSLYDLSEAQSRILQAGWTDIIEDPELRNTINIEKIIKKLGDIGSDVVQGPSAKNILSTKLRILFNSMPFIRKSTSDTPLELNNLVKKGQISVIDMSGIEVIHQQALMAILSSKILKSRMEGRIPPLLMILEEAHRYIPSGAVSTASKPTIKRVAQEGRKFLMGMGIVSQRPSRLDDDVLSQCNNQVIMRLTNPNDQNYVKKVSEWVADRDLEEIRSMVPGEAFIFGSAVPLSLPIKVTKDRLTKHGGYTPDIIDEIEKY
- a CDS encoding DUF1232 domain-containing protein, with the protein product MAYVFKDFYELLKENLDSFEGEYDKFIDFGPDLFNLLTKLLNEEFLSSDDRMMVNSAIAYFVAPYDVIPEQIYGPYGYVDDIFISCYVLLNIGESYGFSLLEEIWDDQLPNLEETLNLCYNKSKKIVGKDKKEILRYGGLIE
- a CDS encoding PD-(D/E)XK nuclease family protein is translated as MYLSKRSKPFVIPEYSLTGDLLTYLSCGLKYRYHNKGSLPPSKPVQLWFGEFIHSVLEEAYLVWRDNGKKSFPWDWNDNIREIEIEIYRRLLGKGLSPPLNLFCPHDETVESQGLCSNNKHPHKLIASKRVEASINTWGPHLFPLIDEAEIKLKGTRNIPNHLEKISRSPYYGIKGVADVISSVNINKIPPGNLILSHINQNEDVLKILDTLNTPEYEIIIDYKGMSRPASDSDSCLHHEWQILTYAWLRSKQPNAKKITAGIIFYINELIPSLENFIELKEDVLNEKTDVEPRGFDLKAIKNWKKSESIPELSGQFKEKRSIRIIPITEDRIKESLNKFDEVVGEIEMCVYMESNNRGINSSWRYNPIERNCTVCDFKTYCPNPAPSKYRPTVP